From the Anguilla rostrata isolate EN2019 chromosome 12, ASM1855537v3, whole genome shotgun sequence genome, the window CATTTGCCCTGCCCTAATGGtgtcatgtaaaataaattggaCCAATTACACGCAGTTAGTACAGAAGTTGTTTAGTACAGCTCTTACTTTCAGTGAGTTGATGAGTGCCAGGTTGTTGAAGGTGGTTTTATTGTAGTAAATCTTAATGTTGCTGAAGGCCTTTTCATGATTCTTCATCAGCGTATTTATCTGGCTGTTCTTCCTTTCTTCAATTTCATGGATCTCCATTTTCCGCCTCAGGTCAAGCTCCTGTCGTAACACCTGCATTTTCTTGTCATATTTCCTCTCAATGTCTAGacaaaaattgtttttcaaaagttGAAAGTGTGCATGTCCTTTTAAACAGCTTCCTATTCCACTACTTTTTTCATTGTACTCCCATCAACAGGACTCTATAGCACAGGGGGGGGTTATTCTGCAGTGTGaacccttcccctcctccctgcacaAAACTGTAACCAGCTATGGATTGACCTGTGAAGAGGCATGGTTAGGATTTGAATCAAGCTGCCAAAAACTgacttaaaaatacatataaaaaatcATTACTTAAAATGAAGCATACCTTGCACTTGACTTTCAAAATCCTGTCTCATTTTGGTAATTTCTTCATCATGTTTCTGttagaataaaaaatagtaaaatattttttttctgcacagaagagaaaataaacaaaggaaATTTAAGAAGTCTCAAGAACAAAACATAATAGTCTCCCCTTCCCCGAAACAATCACATCCACTCACCAGTTTGAGGCTCTTCAATAGATCTTCATTGGACAGTTCCTGCTGTTTGATGTCCACTTTTAGGCCGCGCATGCCTTTACGCAATTCATTCTCCATCTCTGCATGTTCTTTCTGTATCACTTTGGTGGCCACAACCCCTTCTGCTTTCTGCTCTGTGAGATTATTTTGGTGTTCATACAGCAAGTGCTTCACTTTCTGTTTATAAACCTGGATGAAAaccaagcaaacacacaaaacatcagGTTTTCCAACAAAAGGATTATAGTGTGCCAGAAATGGTCAAATCTGAACATGATGTGTTCAATTGTGGGCTTTCTCAATAACTACTGTTGCAGTTTCCTTTCCTTGATGCATGCACTAAACTACTTTATACCTTGATTTCCACTTGATGGCGCTCCTCTgactcctccatctctctgtccctgttccTCAGGTCAGCCTTCTTCTCATCCAGTTGCCTCTTGGTGATCTCCCAGAATGTGTGGATCTTGTCCCTCTCCAACTGAAAGTAGTTGCGCTCCTCCCGCTCCCTGTCCAACTCTTCCCGGAGGCGCACAATGTGCTCCTCCAGCtagagcacacagacagagccgAATAATTAACTAAATTAGGTTTCACTAAAGATCTATCACGGCAAGCGTAACTGATAAGGGCAAGAAAAGGGACATAACCGCCGTTAAAGTTGCAGTACCTGCTCCTTCGACATTTCTTCCGTGGACAGGCCATCTACCACCGTAGGCGCTGCCTTCGCCTTTGCAGactttttctcccctttctttTTCGGAGGCTGAAACAATACAACTTTTCTGGTTAGCTATGCGACTTTAACCTGAAATAGATCCGCTGATTCGTCTAACTTATAATGCAACAGCGAGCTAGCAAACCAGTAAACAAGCCAACTTGAATAACGTGCGCCAACGTTAGTCTAGCTGGATAGATTTAATCAGTGAGCTATCCTAATTCCACAGGACATTGCTTGTCTGTGAAATGTAACCAAAAATAAGTAACTTTGCCTGTGTGCTATGGCAACATATTCGAACGTAGTAAGCTAAATCACACTAATAGTCTAGCTATCATCGAATCGTTGGCTAACGTTAGGTAACTACAGTAACTAGCTACGCTTTGAGTCAGTTAACAAAAGGTAACTAGTCAATAGCTGGTTAGCTGGCCTCTACAGAGTCAACATgctcagctagctagctaacgttcaGCTCTAGTCTAAATATACTCACCATGTCGATGTATTATGTTCACTAGGCCCAAATGAAATACTACCTAGTTatgacatttaaatatattcattacGGGCACTTAAAGTAGATTGTGTTAGTTAGCCGTGTATGTAAGGTTAACTAGACAACTAAATTACCCAGCAAATagagctggctagctagctcgcGAGCTGGAGTGTGACTGTTAAATGCCGTTGCTATGGAGAACAGAAAAGATGTTGAATCCTTGAAAATGCCTATCAAACATATCTCACTTCCAGGTTAAACGGACGCCGCCTAAAGCGGAACTCTTTACTGGTACACAACTGCGACAATGACCGGAACTTATAAGATAAACAAATTACGTTGCACCAGAAACAAACTCGAAGAGGCGACAACGCAAACGTTCTCAactaaaacacgttttcaacctCAAAAATGCTGagttactcacgca encodes:
- the LOC135235568 gene encoding dynein regulatory complex subunit 4-like, whose protein sequence is MPPKKKGEKKSAKAKAAPTVVDGLSTEEMSKEQLEEHIVRLREELDREREERNYFQLERDKIHTFWEITKRQLDEKKADLRNRDREMEESEERHQVEIKVYKQKVKHLLYEHQNNLTEQKAEGVVATKVIQKEHAEMENELRKGMRGLKVDIKQQELSNEDLLKSLKLKHDEEITKMRQDFESQVQDIERKYDKKMQVLRQELDLRRKMEIHEIEERKNSQINTLMKNHEKAFSNIKIYYNKTTFNNLALINSLKEQLEEKKKKEDRLEKEMAEVLQQNKTLTEPLQKAKEEVIELQRQMANYKNDKASLAGAKARLKVAEKEIKDLKWEHEVLEQRFSKVQEERDELYQKFTKAILEVQQKSGFKNLLLEKKLSTLTETLEKKDAQLNEVLSASNLDPSAINLVTRKVEDVLDSKNIAIKDLQYELARVCKAHNDLLWTYETKLKSLGIPVEDLGFKPLESTSAGLVSAPM